The Cygnus atratus isolate AKBS03 ecotype Queensland, Australia chromosome 25, CAtr_DNAZoo_HiC_assembly, whole genome shotgun sequence DNA segment GCAAGAGAAAGTAACCAGTTTAGCCCAGGTGAAGGTATGGCACTGCCAGGGCTATAACTGTGGGTGGATTCTGCCTCTGTGTTTGCACAAGGCAGCTTAGCTTGGatgagtgttgtggtttagcccggctggcagccaaacaccacacagccgttcgctcaccctcccccctccctctccaggatgggggagagaaacgggaaagtgaagtctgtgagttgagataaagacagtttattaagacagggaaaagaataataataataataataatagtaataataataataataatagtattaatagtaataacgtgtacgaaataagtgatgcacaatgtaattgctcaccacccgttgacagatgcccagcctatccccgagcagctggccccccaccccggctagccacccctatatatattgttcagcatgacgtcagatggtatggaatacccctttggccagtttgggtcagctgtcctgtgtctgtcccctcccagctcctgctgcatccctagcctgctcgctagcaggacagagcgagaagctgaaaagtccttggcttggtgtaagcactgctctacaacaattaaaacatcagcatgttatcagcactcttctcattctaatccaaaacatagcaccctgccagctactaggaggaaaattaactctgtcctacctgaaaccaggacaatgagACACCCACTAAGCTGAGCAAACCCCTTTGCTGTGAAATCCCATACATGGAGGAGCAACAGCCGCCCCTTTGCCTTCAGGAGAACCAGCCTGACGTGGGCTGGATGGGAATCTGTCCCCTCTGCGATTCATTTCTGAGACAATGCTGGCAGGCCTTTATAGACAGGTGTGAGGAGATGGGCCTGGCTCCAGCACTGACTCCCAGGAGGACCTGGCAGTGTCCAGGGGTGGAAATCCCTCACTGACAGGCACTAGCAGGAGCCTCACAGCAGTCTGCTTCTCCTATACATCCCAAGGTGGTCGATGGACAGCCACGCTGAGGCACTCCTAACACTGTTACCCTGAATTAAACCAAGGACCCAAACTGTCCTGATACGGTCCTTGCTGAGGCCTGAATTCTGCAGTACCAGAGGGTGATTGTTGCAGCGTGAGGAAAAGGAGGGCTCAGGAGAAAGGAGCTGTGTTTCAGTGCCTCTTCCCTGGACACGTCTCTGCCAGGCTGGTGCCATCTCCGTTCAGGTGCACCCAGGCTCCAGACCCTTTCAGCAGAACTGAAGTGCCTTGGAGGGGCCGGGCTGGCGCgtgcccccccggggctgcggggcgaggTGGTCCCGGCGGGCGGAGCGGCAGCgctccctgggggctgtgccCCTGCCTCGCCCCCGCCACAcacgcccggccccgcccgccaCGGTTCctgcccggccgcagccccggctcctCTCCCCGTGGCTCTCAGGGCGCAGTAATACACCGCCGCGTCCCGAAGCCGGGGCTGGGCGAGCCACAGGGCGCTGGACCGGCGGTCTGCTGCCACCGATAGCTGCCCTGCCGGGTCCGTCACATCTTGGGACCCAGTTAAAGCCCACACGAGGAATGCGGGGCCTCGGCCCGGGAGATGACGGTACCAATAGATGTAGTCGTTTGACTGGATGTTGGGGTGTGAGCAGGTGATGTTGATGCCGGTGCCATCTCTGGTCTCTGCCCgtggctcctgctgcacctgggctctgcctgcagccactgccaagaagaaaaggaggagaaaactcAGAACAGGGCTTTGCTGCCTCCAAAATATCACacaaggggagaggggagaagaaaacGGTTGACAGCTGATGGGAGCATTTTCTCGGAAGAAAGCACACAAAGGCATTTCTCCGGGAATGGTTATTTGGGGACCAGGTCGGAGGAGGGCTGTTTGGAAGGAGGGTCCGAGCCGagccaggaggagaagggaagcaggCAGGAATGAGTGGGGGTGTgctgaaaggagaggaggaaggcagggagcaaGGCAAGGTGGGAGGGAACGGCCGGCTGAGCTCGCTGGAGGCAGACGGGatggctgcagagggaggacaGAGGGGAGCGAGGTCCGTAAGAAGCCGGCGGGCCAGCAGCgagggcggccccggccccccgcagcccccgtcccgtccccgccgccggcagccccgcgcACCCAGGAGCACCGCGGCCAGCCCCGCCAGCCCtgcggcccggccctgccgcatcccgccgctccgccgcccgcgccgcgctgcccccgccagccccggctcTGCTCCGCCCGCGgcgcctcctccccgccgccgcccggcgccgccagctccgccccggggccgctcggGGGCTGGCCCGGGCTGCGAGTGCTGGGCGCCTGTGGGCGGGCAGGGCTtgggctgctgccagcgggGCTCTGCCcgtcctgcagcccagcccggGACGCGGAGGCGAGTGCGGGGAGAGGCTGAGGCAGCTCCTTCGGCACGGacgaggggaggggaagaagaggagggaagcagaggggaggtgagggaaaaggagagggagtgGCAAAGCAGCTGCCTACCTGCAGTATGCCCAGCAAGATGGGCAAGCAGAGTCTGAGacccccttcccctgctccaggagctgcaccaggaacctcctggctccagcagctgagagcaCAGGCCAGGCGTGGCCTAACTCCATTTGACTGCAGCACCTGGCACCAAATCCACTCCCGCTGCTCCACAAGGAGCTGGCACTTTCTCCTTGCAGCACATGTGCACACAGGACAAAGCGAGATTATGCAGAGGTAAGGACAGATTCCAGAAGAGGACAGGACAGACAACAGTGCTCAGATGCAGGGCCCAGCCACACAAGTGCATGGAGCAGCCCCTTTTACACCCTGCGCTGTCTGCCCTCGTGTGCTCCTCCTGGCTCCCGTTTCCCTGCACGTCCCCTCATGGGGTTGTATAGGTCTGTCCTGCACCCATCCCAGCCTGTGTCCTGGCCCACAGCTATAGGAGGTGCAAGGCCCAGGCTGATCTTCCTGGCAGTGGCACCTGTGGTTTCTTGATAGGCCAACAACTGGAGTGAATGGTGAGGTTTGTCTCTTGTCATTgcctctgtgtttgttttctctggtctCGGTCTCTGTATGCTTGTTGAATGCCTCCTCTTTTCTTAGCATCCCAATTGACAAGGTCCCCGATCTTAGAACCTCAGTGGCATAAACATATCCACAGCCCCGTGTACACCCCCCAAGTGGTGTGACTGCCCACATTTGGTCTCCTCACTGCCTCCCTCGTCATCTGTCAGTCAGGTTTGTATCCCTGTGTGTTGTTTCCagcttccttttgttctttctctctgcccCCCTCGCAAGTGCTGAAGGGCTGCTTCTAGGGTAGGAAACAAGGAGGGAGTAGCtgaaaggtaagaaagaaaataagggcTGCTGTGGAAGCAGTGATGGCAGCTTCCCCAAGACCTCCATTGTGGAAGAGAGTAGAGAAAACGGCATGGCCCtgaaagcagagacagagaacacagcagaggaaacaaacaaacaacctccCTCTGTTTCTCAGGTTTCCCATGGCTTCCTTTACCTTTTCGGTCCTTAGGCTGTAGATTGgtgcatggagcaggggcatCACAGCCCTGGAGAAGATGGACACCGCTTTGTTGAGGGAGACATTGGGAATGGGTTTTGTTTAGAGGAGGGAATGTAGCCCTTGGCATGATACAAGTGCAGGCAAATGAGAGTTAGCAGACAGTGTCTTGTGTCTCCTCACATGACTACATTCAGAGGGAGACCAGGAGCACCCTGCAGGAGCTCAAGGAGGACAGGAAAACTGGTGGTGCTGTTGTAGTCAAGGAGCACACCAGTCCAGAAGCTCTCTGCAGAAGCCAGCTGCATGACAGATAGCAAGTCCCAGAAGAAGCTGTGATTGTGTAGGGCCAGAGCAGGGCAAACAAAGAGTGAGCGCCACTTGTGCcaaggaggggagcaggagctcaGCCCACAGGACTCCCACCAGACTGGAGTACTGCAGTGGGTGGTAGACGCACACAGCTTGGTCATAGGTCATGAGTGTGAAGAGGACATCGCAGTTTAGGCCCActggtggaggaagaggagccaGAGCACACAGCTGGAAAAGTAAATTGATCTTCCTGGCAGTGGCACCTGTGGTTTCTGGTATTATGAGTGTATTCCCAGTCTGGATCAAGAGGTAGCTGGCTGAGTCCAGAATGAAGAGCAGTAGCTCTCAGCTCTCAGACAAACccagcagcaacaaaagaaaccacTCTGTAGACCTTCCCCTCACCCCTGTGGGAAGATaccaggggcaggaggaaggaggagatggagtTGCTGCTCAGGATTCATGGTCTTCCACCACTCGATAtcttctggaggaaaaacacagcagggcCTCAGCAAGCCAGGATGTTCCTTCAGAGACAGGAGAAAGTCAGATCAGAACCCTGGAGTTCAGGAGagcagcatttgctttcttcgCTGTGTGCACACGTACCTGTCTGTGTGTGCCCAAATATACTTCAGTATGCATCCAGGAGTGTCTGTGAGTGCACCCATGAGTTCATGCATCTTTCTACATGAGCAGCAGTGTGCATGAGTGCTGTTCCCTTCACCTGCTTTTGATGTCATGAATGATATCGGTATGTGATCAAGGGTCACAGTGGGAATTAACAGAAAGAGTGATCTGTCAACAGCATCCCTCCAAGGCTGAGATGTGGTGACTGTGCATGTTGCCCCATGCTTCCTGAGCAGTCCGAATGAGAGGTCATCTGAGAAACCCTCCAGAGGATCACAGGCTGCACCTCCAGCACGCACGTAGTCCAACCCTGTTTTCAGAGCAGGTCTCatcagatcaggttgctcaggatcAAGTCCAGGCAAAGTCTGAACTCTTCCAAGGATGGAGCTCCCATAGCATCTCTTTGGCAATGTGCTCCAGGACTTGACCGCCTTCAGGGTAAATAGGACCCATGTTCCTCTGGTTCAATGCCACTTCTGCCCAAGGTTTCAGCCCCTGCATGACTCAGCTCCAGGCCCATGAGTCACAGAAGTATGTGTGGCATTGATTTCCCCATGGGGGACCTCTGTCCCACCCCAGACACCACTGACACCGCACCGGCAGCAGATCTCCGTAGGGCTGGGCCTGCTCGAAGAGGGCAGGatttctcagcctgtctcccTGTACATAAAGCTAACACCATCCTTATGAACTCTCTAGCCATGGGGAGTGCAGCTGTGTCCTGGTCTGGACAGGCAGGGAGGGGTGACTGCCACCATGCTCTTACACTCTGAATCTTGTGTTACAGAATTGAAGTAAGGATCCAAACTGTTGTGGGCCCATCCTTATTGGGGACTGAAATTGGCAGTGAACTTCCTAGGGTCGGGAGGCAGTGGGCTACAGATACAGAAGGCCGCATCTCAGCATGTGTGCTGTGGGCACTTCTGGGCTGGGTTTGTTCTGTGATTGCTCAGCTGTTCTCAGGTTCCTTCTtgccctggctgctctctggAGCTCATGGACAGAGCAGTGGAGAATGCCCTGTGGTGACCAGCCCATTTTCTTGTGAGGGGGGCCACACAGTTCTCACAGACACACACCTGCTCATGCACACCTGCGTGGAATCATGCAAAACTGCACCCACAGACACTTGCACAAATCCAGCACACAGGCTGTCGtagtttcacactgatggcCAGCTAAAGTCCACCACACAGCTCTCTCACACCCCctgctgaaaggaagctgtggggagagaATGTGATTTAAGCTAAAGGGCTTAAAAGTTGACATAGGGATAAcataattaaaggaaaaaaaaagaaggaaaaagaaaagaaaaaaaatgagcaaaggcCATTTGGAAACAAATTGAGACAAATTTATTCTCCACTTCGCATCAGCAAGTAATGTTTGTCCATGTGTTTGGAAGCACAGACTCAATATGCCCGCCCCTGGTTTTCCTTCCCCTATCACATCTTTACTGCTGAGTGTTCGAGTacagaatatccctttggttggtttaggtcagctgccctggtgatgtcccctccccacctcttgcccaccccctaCCTCCTGGCTTTGGGGGGCTAGAGAaagtcttgatgctgtgccagcactgctccacTATAGCCCCAACGTTGGTGTGATggcaatgctgttctagctccaagcgcagagcacagcaatctaggggctgctgtggggaacaTTAACTGTGTCCCAGGCAGCCCCAGTACAGGCAAGTGCCCACAAGAGAGGAACATATGCATGAATGTGACACAGTGTGCAGCAAAGATTCTGGACAGCATTTGGTCAAAGTACATGGTTTGACGTGGTGGAGGGGGGAGGTGGACTGGGAGCCTTGCAGAAGGCACTGGAGCTAGGGCTCTTGACAAGACAACGTCAGCTTTCTTGGGCCTTGCACTTGAGGCCTGAGAATCCCATTTGTTAGCCTGAGTAGCAGTGGTAAGGGAAAGTGCTGGAGTGCCTCTACTTATCACCGGTGGGTGTCATGACAGAAAGAAGCTTGCATCATGTAAGGGGGAGgtgtacagt contains these protein-coding regions:
- the LOC118258865 gene encoding uncharacterized protein LOC118258865; this encodes MRQGRAAGLAGLAAVLLVAAGRAQVQQEPRAETRDGTGINITCSHPNIQSNDYIYWYRHLPGRGPAFLVWALTGSQDVTDPAGQLSVAADRRSSALWLAQPRLRDAAVYYCALRATGRGAGAAAGQEPWRAGPGVCGGGEAGAQPPGSAAAPPAGTTSPRSPGGARASPAPPRHFSSAERVWSLGAPERRWHQPGRDVSREEALKHSSFLLSPPFPHAATITLWYCRIQASARTVSGQFGSLV